Genomic segment of Neofelis nebulosa isolate mNeoNeb1 chromosome 17, mNeoNeb1.pri, whole genome shotgun sequence:
caTTTAAGGGGGGATTGGAAGGCAGAAGATTGGGGGGAATTTCAGTGTCTGCCGTGTATATTTctgagttgtttttgtttaagcGAACATGGATTTCATAAATCTATAAGAAGTTTATAAAAGCTTTTTACAaccaaaaatcaatttaaaaaaaaagagagagaaatgtattCACACAGTTTACCCAGGGCCCTGTCTGAATGATAAGGTTACATTGTGTCTAATGTGGAACTCAGGGGAGATTTAGCTGCCTCTCGCATTGTAACCTACATGTCTCTATTTGCAGCTTTCTAAGACGTCTTCTGACCTGAGTAAAATGGCTGCTATATATCTGGTAGATGTGGACCAAACTCCCGTTTACACGCACTATTTTGACATCAGTTATATTCCATCTACTGTGTTCTTCTTCAATGGGCAGCACATGAAAGTGGATTATGGGTAAGTTAGATTGACCTGAAGTCATTGCAGCTGTGAGGGGTTCTTTCAACCAAGCAGTTCCAGTAACTCACCTGCCTATGAGGGTGGCTCTGTGAGCCCTGCGTTGGTGCTGTGTCCTCAGGTGATCCACTCCTTGGTCATGTGAAACTTTGGCACAAAAATGACAGCGTATCCAGTATGATTGGCAAATGTTAACCTCCTACGTAAGTAGGAAACAATTGAACAGTTTGTGCAGCACTAACTACCCTTTGGTGTAGAAATTATAGaacagcttttttaaaagtttcttaagaatttcatttaaaacaaaatgtgtcaTTGTTCTTAAACTTTTGGGACTGGTAGGCTGCATTTATGAAAGAAGTGTTCCTTCCGGCAAACTGAGACATGTTTCTCTCTGGCCAAGTGTCCTATCTTCTGCCACTCAGAGAATTCTGATGTCATTCTTCAATTCTGTCAAGAATAAGCACCATGGAATCTTTAACACCTTCTGTTGTATCCAGTCAGCATCCTAGCACTCAACATGTATTTTCAGTGTGTCCATAATTCTTAACACTTCTCACTGTGGTTCAGGTGTCTGCTTGTTTagatctgtgtatctgttttgtCATTATCTACTTGAAAGTGCATTAACCAttacctgttttattttaaagctgtttATTCTCCTAGGATACAGGTGATAGAAGTTAATTtgatgcaatctttttttttttttttttttttttttgagagcatgcgcgaggtagggaggggcagagggagggggagagagagaatcttaagcaggctccatgcccaatgtggagccccTCACAGggctcacaaccatgagatcatgacctgggacttttaaccgactgagccacccaggcacccccctggtgcagtctttttaaaatgtgatttatgACACTATTTGCCaacttaaatatgtaaaaattttaacttagCAATTGCATTTCCAAGAATTTATCTAAAGGGAAATAATCATGAAAGTGGGCAAAATTGGCTGCCTAAATATTCATCCCACCATTATTTAGAAAGCAAAATACTTGGAAAGAAACTAGATGTTCACAGAAGGACACTAGATGTTCACAGAAGGACACTAGATGTCAGTTTCATATGATGTTGTAAATACAAGTTTAATGACTTTGAAAGAAATAGGTTTTATGTTAGTTGGAACATTACAAAATAGTTTGCGTGATATAATTACcatgattttgaaaaaagaaacacacgtgtgtacacacacgcacacacgcttTGGAACAATATGTACCAAAATGCGGCCTTTGGCCTCACTGgtaatgtttttttctaaaaaatttctgTAATAAACATAACCGATGTttgaaatagggaaaaaaaaaacgattTTGTACCCCCCACTCAAAAGTATAAGTGAGGGGAACTCAGAGACGGTGACCAGTTAACGGGTTCTGCACGGCAAGGCCAACAGCAGCGGCAACCAACTATGCCCATCCCAATGCTCAGGGAATTCTGCTTGATAAGGAACTGAGAAGAATTTGAGGTAGATTTTGAAGGGAAGGCTCTTCACCTGGTAGGGCTCACATGCCCTCCCAGTGGCCCACAGCTCTGCGTTTAATCCTGTATCAAATGGGCCCTGTACTCACAAACGGAGAAATCAATGTTGGGCTTTATGTCTGAAGTCTCCCTCAGGAACAGAAAGTATCAGAACTGtgcttcattttgtttatcctgAAGGTCTGCAGCGAGAAATCGCTAAAAGTTCTGAGCATGGTTGTTTTTCTCCCGTGCTCTCTAGGTCTCCCGATCACACTAAGTTTGTGGGAAGTTTCAAAACCAAGCAAGACTTCATAGATTTGGTTGAAGTAATTTATCGAGGAGCAATGAGGGGAAAGCTTATTGTCCAAAGTCCTATTGATCCCAAGAATATTCCCAAATATGACCTTCTCTATCAAGACATTTAAAGCATTCATGACTatcaaagttgaagaaaaaagcaCGTCTTGAAACAGTACCTGAACCCAGCTGTGCCGTTTTCCTGGAGTCCTTCGGACATGTGTTCAGCATCCCAGCAGAGAAGAGTGCTGACTTGGGTAGAAAATACCCCACCCTCAAGTAGAAGACCACGCTGGCACTGCGATGGGCAGAGATGCTTAAATGTCTATTCCCTGCAAACCCCAGAGCAGTCAAGACCACCGGGGTCAATTTCCCAagcgtgatttttttttaatttttattgtgctTCTCTTTGTTCCTTAAGATGACACAAAATCCTTCTAAACATTGGCTAGTATATTTATGTTGACTTTGATATACAAGTAAGATAGAAAATCATTTCCCGTAAGAGCAGAAGTACTTATTTTTTTACCCTAAAtgtacccacacacacaccctccccctcccccgtttcTCTACTCATGTATTTATCTCATGCTCTCCTGTCTCCAGTCCCTGTTATCTCAGTTTCTCttggaataaatatttctctacaGATAgtgagaaaatgttttattttggaaactttctggtttaaacttttatttatttatttttattttttgagagagagattgcaagctggggagtggcagagacagaaggagacacaatctgaagcagcctcccggctctgagctgtcagcccagagcccaatgcagggctcgaactcacaaactgtgaaatcatgacctgagccaaagttggacgcttaaccgacttagtcacccaggtgccccatctggcTTGAACTTTTAAAACAGTATCCCAGTTTGCTCATTTGACTAGCTTTTGTTATTAAATTGCCCAAGAAATGGGACGTTGAACCTTTACCATCCAGCACCCAATTTGAGCTAAACAAATTAGTAAGTAGCAGCAGATTTCTCCCAGAAGTCCAAGTTCTGCCGCTTTCTGAAGCAGAGGATTTTACTTCAAGGACTCAAGACCGGAAAGAGATGTCAGAATCGTTAGAAATAACATCTTTGTGGTATTTGCccattttaataactttatgAAGAATTCTTGCTCTGCCAGCAGCCCTGGCATAACCTGCCACCACTTGACAAGTCCCTGCTTCTCTCAAAACCTCGCTGGGCCTTTGGATACTGACTTTGTAGAACAAAAGAATAGATGCAGATCCGGAGGGCAGTGGGCCAGACGTGGATTTGCTTGCCAGATGCTGACGTCCCAGCTCTGTGCAGACCAACACTGTCTCTGCAAGTTCATTCTCCCCTTACTGGGCACTTCCTTTACAAGCCTTTTCTGCAAGAAGAGATGACCACCCATCCTGGTTCTCATTAACGTGGCATAGAAGGAAGGCCACTGTGGGTTTTTGCATCCTTTGCTGACGACAGGAGAGAGCCGCCCCAGGGATAAGACATGGAAACCGTAGCAACCATCCCAGGACCATTAGGACCAGCCCCTGGATGAAACGTGAATGTGTGGAGAAGAACAATAAAAACCTGTGTCCCTGATGATGCTATTGAGCTGCTTAGTGAACTCTATACCTGCCTCCctccagaaagaataaaatgtcttCATTGCCTGTCACTGTTAGTTGGATTTTCTGTCACAACTTCAGTCACACAGTATTTGACATGTGGTAGGTGCTCAGATACCAACAAAAACTTAGAACTTGCATGCATAAAATTGTcatatcttctttcttcctgagGTCTTTAGGGAATGTTTCTCTGAAgtcctgatttttaatttttttttaatgtttttatttatttttgagacagagacagaacatgaacggggggggtcagagagagagggagacacagaatctgaagcaggctccaggctctgagctgtcagcacagagcccaacgcagggctcgaactcacagactgagatcgtgacctgagctcaagtcggacgcttaaccgactgagccacccaggcaccccttttttttttttttattgtttttgttcctATGTTAGTTACTTTCCATTCCACAAGTATTGATTGAGTTCATACCAAATGCCCTGCCCGGTGCTCCATGCTACAGAAATACAAGTGACTCCTGAATGGTAGAAGGCTTTGTAGTGGAGACAATGCCCAAACCTCAAAGGAGGGTAGGACATACTTGTGTGGAAAGGGAGAGGCATTCAGGAGAGGGTGCCAGGAGGAAGAAGCCCAGATGCTGGAGACAGCAGAACATGTTCAGAGAGCCACGCAGAGTTCAGTGTCACTAAAATCCAAGGGGTAGaccaggagggcaggaggagctgCTGGGGAGGAAGCTGGAAATGATAAGTGAATTGAGAAAATGCTGAAAGTTTTCTCTTACTGTTTTCCTTCGGGACAGTGGCCAGAAGCCACTTAGTGCAATCAGATAGTTCTTCAAGACAAGTGGAGTgttttttcttcaagaaaatttAGTGCTAAAGCTATACCAACCGAAAAAGAACTGTATTGAGAGatattttgtttatgtgtgtgtataattcttCAGTTTCTGGCTATTCTTTCACAGCTTTTAGAATATAGTTGTAAGGTCTTCATTGGTCTCTACTAGCTCTAACCTGTTGAAAagtgtggatggatctagagagtacaCCTGAGGACAACTTCACAGTGAAGGGCAGACCCTGGTGCGAGAATACTGACATCAGCATTTTATACCATGAGAAGGAGAGGCCATATTTTCATAGGACACAAAGGTACATTAATGAAAGGTCCGTGTACTGAAGGCTTAAACAGCAGGAAGGAATAGAAGAAGTTAGAAGAAGAGCCTTCTGTTTACAGGGGTTCTGAAACCTTTCTTCTGGGAGACCCTTAATAGCAAGACCCTGTCTTTGTGAAAGGGAAGACTCAGGTGGCTTGCATTTGGCTCCCAGTAAAGGATAGGTTTCTTCCAACTGGGAAAAGCATACCCTATTGAGGAAGAGACTTGTAACTCTTTACCAAGTTCCAGAATGCTCATAGGGATGTTAGGGACCAGCTGTTTTAAGCCCCTCTGGAAGGAAACCAGGGACCGATGGCAGGGAACTGAAGGCACTTGGCAAACATGTGGCCACACTATGATCTGGACTCATCAAGTCCAGAAGTCCTGCCTTTACCCCGTCTTACTTTGTTTTCTGAAGGCTGGTGTGTTGGagcacaaataataaaatactgccTGTGCCAAAACCCTTGTTTTCATCCCACGTTGAGCTAGCCTCTTCCTCATCAGCCCGCACTCTTTCCACTAACACACTTCAAAGAAGAGGATGCAGTGTAGAGAGCTGAAGTTCATATCCAGACGGACCTGGGTTCAAAGTGAATTCAGCCTCACTATCTAATAGCTGTATGGCCTTAaacaaatcacttaacttctccaAGTCTGTTTTCTTGTCTATGAAACCAGGGTAACAGTGACCTTTCTGAGGCCTGCTGTTTGGTAGGCACTCAGTCAATGAGTATGATCCCCAGGGTGGGAAAGTTTGTTTCGTCTTACAGATTTTGAGTTGGCTTGGGGTGTTTTCTTCCACACTCCTAGTAGACTCTATACCACTTAGCTGCTGCTGTACCataaatgagagaataaaaaagGCCTGAGGCTAAAAACAGCACAGAAATGACTCAAAAGAAATCCCTTTATTGATTGACTCAGCACTGCTTCACACCCCATTTTATCCCCTCTCTTCCCATCTAGTTTCCTCTCTTCCAGAGTAAAGTCTTGTTGTCAGGCTAGGGCTCCCAGCCAGACAGCATTAGTTGCCAGCTGTGGTTTCCTGAATCCAGGCCAGGATGGAGGGCACTTTCACGTACACGCCATACTCAGCAACCCTACAGCTCTTATCAAAGCTCAGGATTCCAGCTGCATACCAGGTGTTGTCGTCCTCGTCGTGAACGGCAAACGCACTGCCAGCATCACCGTAGCAAGTATCTTCCTGAAACTCAGACAAGCCAGCACAGAAGGTGTGCTCATTCAGTATGGGCTGCACCCCTACGGGACTCTTCGGTGACTTCTTCTCGGGCACTGTGCTGCCTTCGTAGTGCTTCACACAATTCTCTTGATCAGCCACAGGCAGCATGACGTACTTCAGTAGCTCAGTGAAATTAAAGTTGGTATTTCGCCCCCATCCAGACACATAGCCCACACGCCCCACTTCTGCATAATCTTTTGAAGGTAGACAGATGGGCATTACTCTCTCATCAATGGGCACCT
This window contains:
- the TXNL4B gene encoding thioredoxin-like protein 4B isoform X5 — protein: MSFLLPKLTSKKEVDQAIKSTAEKVLVLRFGRDEDPVCLQLDDILSKTSSDLSKMAAIYLVDVDQTPVYTHYFDISYIPSTVFFFNGQHMKVDYGSPDHTKFVGSFKTKQDFIDLVEVIYRGAMRGKLIVQSPIDPKNIPKYDLLYQDI